Proteins co-encoded in one Uloborus diversus isolate 005 chromosome 9, Udiv.v.3.1, whole genome shotgun sequence genomic window:
- the LOC129229797 gene encoding uncharacterized protein LOC129229797 — protein sequence MDGLTYPVSVQKIPVVERQNDLRINVFGYEDGQIFPVYISKKMNEECVNLLLLSNGEVQHYTLITNMSRLLCDESNHNGKTFICFRCLHRFSREDLLKDHTKYCSEHGAQKVKMPVEGSNLLYFKNQHFQHDIPYTIFADFESILVPIDGVKPDLNMAFTQKSAIHIPSGYAYVIIGPDGQCVKPMHCYRGENAVNNFLEKLLEEKNFLENILFAIKPLKLSFDEELSFQQATHCFLCKKELKEDRVRDHDHLSGRYRGALHRQCNLNFSLKKVVPVVFHNLKNYDAHHIMCEIGKIKGYELSVIATNMEKYISFSLTNKSKEKKIELKFIDSLQFMPSSIEKLVSILSEENFVVLKQTFPVNSNLLIRKGIYPYEYVTCFEKFDEKELPSKDAFYSSLKKEGMAPQSFFLTLHQTLKLKLVSVAILKI from the exons ATGGATGGACTAACATATCCTGTATCTGTACAGAAAATTCCTGTGGTGGAGCGGCAAAATGATCTACGTATAAATGTTTTTGGATATGAAGATGGCCAGATATTTCCGGTGTACATTTCAAAGAAGATGAATGAAGAGTGCGTGAACTTACTCCTACTTAGCAATGGTGAAGTACAACACTATACTCTTATAACAAACATGTCAAGATTGTTGTGTGATGAAAGCAACCATAATggcaaaacttttatttgtttccGATGTCTTCACCGATTTTCAAGAGAAGATTTGTTGAAGGACCATACTAAATACTGCAGTGAGCATGGTGCTCAAAAGGTAAAGATGCCTGTTGAAGGAAGCAACTTGTTGTACTTTAAGAACCAGCATTTCCAACACGATATTCCGTACACTATTTTTGCTGACTTTGAATCAATATTAGTGCCAATCGATGGCGTGAAGCCCGATTTAAACATGGCATTCACCCAAAAGTCCGCAATACACATTCCTAGTGGATATGCATACGTTATAATTGGCCCCGATGGGCAGTGCGTGAAACCAATGCATTGTTACAGAGGGGAAAATGCTGTAAATAATTTCTTGGAGAaattattagaagaaaaaaattttttagaaaatatattatttgccaTCAAACCATTAAAACTTAGTTTTGATGAAGAACTCTCCTTTCAGCAGGCTACGCATTGCTTCTTGTGCAAGAAAGAGCTGAAAGAAGATCGGGTAAGAGATCACGATCACCTATCGGGTAGATATAGAGGTGCTTTACATAGACAGTGCAATTTAAACTTCAGCTTGAAGAAGGTAGTTCCTGTGGTATTCCACAATCTGAAAAACTACGACGCCCACCACATTATGTGTGAAATTGGAAAAATTAAAGGATACGAGTTGAGTGTCATCGCCACCAATATggagaaatatatttcattttcattaacgAATAAAagtaaggagaaaaaaattgaattgaaatttattgataGTTTGCAGTTCATGCCGTCTTCAATAGAAAAGCTTGTTTCGATTTTATCCGAAGAAAATTTCGTGGTGCTAAAGCAAACCTTCCCAGTGAACTCTAACTTACTGATTAGAAAGGGTATTTACCCATATGAATATGTTACatgctttgaaaaatttgacGAAAAGGAACTGCCGAGCAAAGATGCATTTTACAGTTCGCTGAAAAAAGAAGGA ATGGCGCCACAATCTTTTTTTCTTACGTTACATCAAACTCTAAAGCTGAAACTAGTTAGtgttgccatcctaaaaatataa